One window of Paenibacillus sp. FSL K6-3182 genomic DNA carries:
- a CDS encoding YitT family protein — MMTIGAFLIALGFNFFLIPHQLLSGGISGISMMVGYITGGNIALLYFILNVPVLLWGWFIVGHRFIIWSVYTVVASTVFLQIIPVMKIADDLMLGAVFGGIIVGFGSGLTLRYGGSSGGFDIIASIATRKHDWPIGMIIFLLNGVVIAVLILFTKDWNLALYSLVAIFSAGKVVDLIHVRHIKLTAFIITTKTEELLAKLLLHPRGITIIKTRGAYSSGDRDMLMTVRTKYEIAELCKTITTIDPRAFINIVETVGVIGDFYKPKD, encoded by the coding sequence ATGATGACGATAGGCGCCTTCCTTATCGCACTGGGCTTCAATTTTTTTCTAATTCCGCACCAGCTGCTTAGCGGTGGAATATCTGGTATTTCCATGATGGTCGGCTATATTACGGGCGGAAACATCGCCTTGCTTTATTTTATCCTCAATGTGCCGGTGCTATTATGGGGATGGTTTATCGTAGGTCATCGCTTTATTATATGGAGCGTCTACACCGTTGTCGCCTCTACGGTGTTCTTACAGATCATACCCGTCATGAAAATTGCGGATGACCTTATGCTTGGCGCTGTATTCGGCGGGATTATAGTCGGGTTTGGCAGCGGCTTAACACTTCGGTACGGCGGCTCATCAGGCGGTTTCGATATTATTGCCTCGATTGCAACGCGTAAACACGATTGGCCAATAGGCATGATTATATTTTTATTGAATGGCGTAGTCATTGCAGTGTTGATTTTGTTTACGAAGGACTGGAATTTAGCCTTATACTCGCTCGTCGCTATTTTTTCCGCTGGAAAAGTAGTAGATCTCATCCACGTGAGGCATATTAAACTTACGGCCTTCATCATCACGACCAAAACCGAAGAGCTGCTCGCAAAGCTGCTCTTGCACCCGCGCGGAATTACAATAATAAAAACACGCGGTGCATATTCTTCGGGTGATCGCGATATGCTGATGACTGTAAGAACGAAATATGAAATAGCAGAGCTTTGCAAAACGATTACCACCATCGACCCGCGTGCATTCATTAACATCGTAGAAACGGTTGGTGTCATCGGCGATTTTTACAAGCCAAAAGACTAA
- a CDS encoding putative glycoside hydrolase, protein MDNIISTLLLLYSLLTGSGEHNTAVKQLAIAYLNSAAGQTIIDPDAAANGGELSGKNHDGLIIKDPQPETPPIKGIYVTAHSAGGARMESLLKLLDDTDLNSMVIDIKDDNGYITYPTTTPELLEVGASKKYIRDINELMLTLKKHNIYPIARIVVFKDTVLARKQPELSFLQQDGTIWKNNRGESFVNPYRKEVWDYNIAVAKEAAKLGFKEIQFDYVRFPEGFDNKSDTLTFSKADQSRVDTVAGFVKYAREQLQPLGVRVSVDIFGYAASVPTAEGIGQDFVKISNDVHVISPMVYPSHYSTGWFKQKDPDKSPYETIKGAMLDTHKKLDPGTEVKPIIRPWIQDFTASWLGAGHFVKYGKTEVEAQIRALKETGIKEFLLWNAGNKYTPNVDYN, encoded by the coding sequence ATGGACAACATCATTTCAACATTGCTGCTGCTGTACAGCTTGCTCACTGGAAGCGGAGAGCATAACACCGCAGTGAAGCAGCTAGCAATTGCATACTTAAATTCCGCAGCTGGCCAAACCATCATTGATCCGGATGCAGCTGCAAATGGAGGCGAACTCTCAGGGAAAAATCACGATGGACTCATCATAAAAGACCCGCAGCCTGAAACACCGCCGATCAAAGGAATCTATGTAACTGCTCACAGCGCAGGCGGTGCGCGCATGGAATCACTTTTAAAGCTGCTTGACGACACGGACCTCAATAGCATGGTAATCGATATTAAAGATGACAACGGCTACATTACATATCCTACTACAACACCCGAACTGCTAGAGGTTGGCGCTTCGAAGAAGTATATCCGAGATATCAATGAACTTATGCTTACTTTAAAAAAACATAATATTTATCCGATAGCCAGAATTGTAGTCTTCAAGGATACTGTGCTTGCGCGAAAGCAGCCTGAGCTGTCTTTCCTCCAGCAAGACGGAACGATATGGAAAAACAATCGCGGTGAGAGCTTCGTAAATCCTTATCGCAAAGAAGTATGGGATTATAATATTGCTGTCGCCAAGGAAGCAGCAAAGCTTGGCTTTAAGGAAATCCAATTTGACTATGTTCGGTTCCCAGAGGGCTTTGATAACAAATCAGATACACTAACCTTCAGCAAGGCTGATCAGAGCCGCGTGGACACAGTCGCTGGATTTGTCAAATATGCTAGAGAACAGCTGCAGCCGCTCGGTGTTAGGGTTTCGGTAGATATATTTGGTTATGCGGCATCCGTACCGACAGCCGAAGGCATTGGCCAAGATTTTGTGAAAATTTCAAATGATGTGCATGTCATTTCACCTATGGTTTATCCCAGTCACTATAGTACAGGATGGTTTAAACAAAAGGATCCTGACAAAAGCCCATATGAGACTATAAAAGGCGCCATGCTCGATACGCATAAGAAGCTTGATCCGGGTACGGAGGTTAAACCGATTATTCGCCCGTGGATTCAAGATTTCACTGCAAGCTGGTTAGGCGCTGGTCATTTTGTGAAGTATGGCAAAACGGAAGTCGAAGCTCAGATTAGAGCTTTGAAAGAAACAGGCATCAAGGAGTTTCTGCTATGGAATGCCGGAAACAAATACACTCCTAACGTAGATTATAATTAG
- the pfkA gene encoding 6-phosphofructokinase: protein MSAVKSIAVLTSGGDSQGMNAAVRAVVRSALYHGLDVYGVQRGYQGLINDDLRQMDLRSVGDIIQRGGTILQTARCKEFMTPEGQQRGAEVLRARGIDGLVVIGGDGSYHGANKLSKLGIKTMGLPGTIDNDIPFTDITIGFDTAVSIVVDAINKIRDTMSSHERSSVVEVMGRHCGDIALHAGLASGAETILVPEVPFELTEVAERMKTNFAKGKRHSIIVVAEGAGKGEEVARQITANSGIEPRVTVLGHIQRGGTPTAIDRILASRLGDFAVRQLMAGDSGKGCGVVKGELVTTDIDLVVNTKKPFDTDMYELALRLSQ from the coding sequence ATGTCTGCAGTCAAATCAATCGCAGTATTGACAAGCGGAGGAGATTCGCAAGGAATGAACGCAGCCGTTCGTGCTGTTGTAAGGAGTGCACTATATCACGGTTTGGATGTATATGGAGTGCAAAGGGGTTACCAAGGGCTTATCAATGACGACCTTAGACAAATGGACTTGAGAAGCGTTGGCGATATTATTCAACGCGGCGGTACAATTTTGCAAACAGCTAGATGCAAGGAGTTTATGACACCTGAAGGCCAACAGCGCGGTGCCGAAGTGCTTCGTGCTAGAGGTATCGACGGTTTGGTCGTTATTGGCGGCGACGGCTCGTATCATGGCGCTAATAAGCTAAGCAAGCTGGGCATCAAAACGATGGGACTTCCAGGAACGATTGATAACGATATTCCGTTCACGGATATTACAATCGGCTTTGATACCGCGGTCAGCATCGTAGTAGATGCGATTAACAAAATTCGCGACACGATGTCATCACATGAGCGTTCATCTGTTGTTGAAGTTATGGGACGTCATTGCGGCGATATCGCTCTGCATGCTGGTCTAGCAAGCGGTGCGGAGACGATTCTTGTACCAGAGGTTCCTTTTGAACTTACTGAGGTTGCAGAGCGTATGAAGACGAATTTTGCCAAAGGCAAGCGTCATTCAATTATTGTTGTAGCAGAAGGTGCGGGCAAAGGTGAAGAGGTAGCAAGACAGATTACTGCTAATAGCGGAATTGAGCCGCGTGTAACTGTGCTTGGTCATATTCAACGCGGCGGTACGCCGACGGCAATCGATCGTATTCTAGCAAGCCGTCTTGGTGACTTTGCCGTTAGACAGCTAATGGCTGGCGATTCAGGCAAAGGCTGCGGCGTTGTTAAAGGCGAGCTCGTAACGACTGATATTGATCTTGTTGTCAATACGAAGAAACCATTTGACACGGATATGTACGAGCTGGCACTTCGTTTGTCCCAATAA
- a CDS encoding tetraprenyl-beta-curcumene synthase family protein — MRLTTLTGHRVPQSPLKLMHRVYKYVLPEVARELEQHRVFALRIPDAELRTQALSSMDSKKFHCQGGGVYAAANLEHRHVLIPLIVALQTISDYLDNLCDRSTSLDPNDFRLLHQSMLDAVNPEAQLQDYYAFRDEKDDGGYLHHLVRTCQIHVAQLPSYGSVQQHVIELVTLYGDLQVYKHIRKELREEHLFAWWEQHRGNYPNLKWNEFAAASGSTLGMFMLFLAASEPCLSTQDAAAIKNIYFPHVCGLHILLDYLIDQEEDQVGGDLNFCNYYDNDSLLVERLGTIVNRAREDVKQLPASRFHRLIIEGLLALYLSDPKVRHQADVRNVSRRLMKNSPLTRLFFLINSIWIRKQQA, encoded by the coding sequence ATGAGATTGACGACTTTGACAGGCCATCGAGTGCCCCAGAGCCCACTAAAGCTCATGCATCGCGTATATAAATATGTACTTCCCGAAGTGGCGCGAGAGCTCGAGCAACATCGCGTATTTGCACTGCGAATACCAGATGCTGAGCTGCGAACACAAGCTCTTAGCAGTATGGATAGCAAGAAGTTTCATTGCCAAGGCGGCGGAGTATATGCAGCGGCGAACTTAGAGCACAGACATGTGCTCATACCGTTAATTGTTGCGCTGCAGACCATTAGCGACTATTTGGATAATCTATGTGATCGCAGCACCTCTCTTGATCCGAATGATTTTCGATTATTGCATCAATCGATGCTCGATGCCGTCAATCCCGAAGCTCAGCTTCAGGATTATTATGCATTTCGCGATGAAAAAGATGATGGGGGTTATTTGCATCATCTGGTGCGAACTTGTCAGATCCATGTCGCGCAATTGCCTTCCTATGGGAGTGTTCAACAGCATGTGATCGAGCTAGTCACTTTATATGGCGATTTGCAGGTGTACAAGCATATACGCAAGGAATTGCGCGAGGAGCATTTGTTTGCATGGTGGGAGCAGCATCGAGGGAACTATCCAAACCTGAAATGGAATGAATTTGCTGCGGCATCAGGTTCGACGCTGGGCATGTTTATGTTGTTTTTAGCCGCAAGCGAGCCATGCTTATCCACCCAGGACGCTGCAGCGATCAAAAATATTTATTTTCCGCATGTTTGCGGACTTCATATCCTGCTCGATTATTTAATCGATCAAGAAGAGGATCAAGTAGGCGGAGACCTTAATTTTTGCAATTATTATGATAATGACAGTCTGCTTGTTGAGCGTCTCGGTACGATTGTGAACCGAGCGCGTGAGGATGTGAAGCAGCTTCCTGCTTCTCGTTTTCATCGTTTGATTATTGAAGGGCTCTTAGCCTTATATTTGTCAGACCCGAAGGTTCGCCACCAGGCGGATGTCAGAAATGTTTCTAGGAGGCTAATGAAGAACAGCCCGCTTACGCGTCTGTTTTTCCTTATTAACAGCATCTGGATTCGGAAACAACAGGCTTAA
- a CDS encoding MFS transporter — MDTSEIAPAERSSTARKETLSLRIYSFSSYSTAAMVVSFIPLYFLDRGFSEQQIGIIYSTGPFISIFANILLGIASDKFRTIKKLLMILLFGQLVMISLLFPIENFALVCLVMMGFYFFQTPINPLSDSLLLLSSQYTGTPYALIRIFGSLGFAVTAYTFGLILKEIGSQWTLPLALCTIAITLALTTRIRDYQGSARKIDFSGFFKLIRQRDVLLFFLIILTISIPHRMYEGFLAVTMRQMGASDSLVGLAWLVSAMSEIPILFLLGKYGHKFKELPLLMIASIMYAVRLWLLSDIQDPRWVIATQAMHSVSFGIYFSTALRYLSHLIPDEFRASGQAVYAVVWTGLAGVISGMFGGYIYEHFGRETFFRMGAALALVAAAAFLTRYFFSRTNR, encoded by the coding sequence ATGGACACATCTGAGATTGCGCCAGCAGAGCGCTCTTCGACTGCACGCAAGGAAACACTTTCACTACGAATTTACAGCTTCTCTTCTTATTCTACCGCTGCGATGGTTGTTTCCTTTATCCCGTTATACTTTTTGGATAGAGGTTTCTCTGAGCAGCAAATTGGAATTATTTACTCAACAGGACCGTTCATATCAATCTTTGCGAATATCCTTCTTGGGATAGCCAGCGACAAATTCAGAACGATAAAAAAACTGCTAATGATCCTGTTATTTGGACAGCTTGTCATGATTTCATTGCTTTTCCCTATTGAAAACTTTGCTCTTGTTTGCCTTGTTATGATGGGCTTTTATTTTTTTCAGACACCTATTAATCCATTGAGTGACAGTCTGCTGCTATTATCAAGTCAATACACCGGAACGCCATACGCTTTAATACGCATATTCGGCTCGCTCGGCTTTGCAGTAACGGCTTATACGTTCGGACTTATTCTAAAAGAAATTGGCTCACAGTGGACGCTTCCGCTAGCGCTTTGTACCATAGCCATCACCCTCGCCTTAACGACGAGAATTAGAGACTATCAAGGAAGCGCTCGGAAAATCGATTTTTCTGGATTCTTTAAGCTTATTCGCCAGCGTGATGTCCTATTGTTCTTTTTGATTATTTTGACCATTTCGATCCCGCACCGTATGTATGAGGGATTTCTTGCCGTCACCATGCGCCAAATGGGAGCAAGCGATTCTTTGGTCGGACTCGCATGGCTCGTGTCCGCGATGAGCGAGATTCCGATTTTGTTTCTACTCGGCAAATACGGCCATAAATTTAAGGAGCTGCCGCTGCTTATGATCGCATCTATCATGTATGCTGTCAGACTGTGGCTGCTAAGCGATATTCAAGATCCACGCTGGGTAATTGCTACCCAAGCCATGCACAGCGTTTCGTTCGGCATTTATTTTTCAACTGCGCTGCGTTATTTGTCCCACCTTATTCCCGACGAGTTCCGCGCATCCGGCCAAGCCGTTTATGCCGTGGTCTGGACTGGACTTGCCGGTGTGATCAGCGGCATGTTCGGAGGTTATATTTATGAGCATTTCGGACGCGAGACCTTCTTCCGCATGGGAGCTGCCTTAGCACTGGTTGCAGCGGCTGCCTTCCTTACAAGATATTTTTTCAGTCGTACGAACCGATAA
- a CDS encoding YebC/PmpR family DNA-binding transcriptional regulator, translating to MKFKLFKDRKGKADQAKNNKFVKLGREIYVQARRGGPNPDANFGLKTAIANARAEQMPNDNIERAIKKAAGAGDGVEYDDIMYEGYGPGGVAIMVKCLTDNRNRTAADVRSAFNKRGGNMGESGCVGYMFDHKGLLVVDREAHETDEDTMMMVSLEAGAEDVIVNDDSFEILTHPHEFEQVKNALEKEGYSFVNAGVRWLPQTIVKVDGENAEKLLKMMDAFEDNDDVQDVYSNFEIVE from the coding sequence ATGAAATTTAAATTGTTCAAAGACCGTAAAGGAAAGGCCGATCAGGCTAAAAATAACAAGTTCGTCAAGCTTGGACGTGAAATTTATGTACAAGCCCGCAGAGGTGGACCAAACCCAGACGCGAACTTTGGTTTGAAAACAGCGATTGCCAACGCAAGAGCGGAGCAAATGCCAAACGATAATATCGAGCGTGCGATCAAGAAAGCAGCTGGTGCAGGCGATGGCGTCGAATACGATGATATTATGTATGAGGGTTATGGCCCAGGCGGCGTAGCTATTATGGTTAAATGCTTGACGGATAATCGGAATCGTACGGCAGCGGACGTTCGTTCTGCGTTTAATAAACGTGGCGGCAATATGGGTGAGAGCGGCTGTGTAGGTTATATGTTCGACCATAAAGGATTGCTTGTTGTCGATCGTGAAGCCCATGAGACAGATGAGGATACGATGATGATGGTTTCGCTTGAAGCCGGAGCTGAGGACGTTATCGTCAATGACGACAGCTTTGAGATTTTGACACATCCGCATGAGTTCGAGCAGGTGAAAAATGCGCTTGAGAAGGAAGGCTACTCCTTCGTAAATGCTGGCGTGCGCTGGCTTCCGCAAACGATTGTTAAAGTCGACGGCGAAAATGCGGAGAAGCTGCTTAAGATGATGGATGCTTTTGAAGACAACGACGATGTGCAGGATGTATACTCCAATTTTGAAATTGTAGAATAG
- a CDS encoding cold shock domain-containing protein has translation MKGTVKWFNAEKGYGFIQTEGGEDVFVHFSAIQSDGFKSLDEGQAVEFDITEGNRGAQAANVIKL, from the coding sequence TTGAAAGGAACAGTTAAATGGTTTAATGCAGAGAAAGGCTACGGCTTTATCCAAACAGAGGGCGGAGAAGACGTATTCGTGCATTTCTCAGCGATTCAAAGCGATGGCTTCAAATCTTTAGATGAAGGGCAAGCGGTTGAATTCGACATTACTGAAGGTAACCGCGGTGCTCAAGCGGCCAACGTCATTAAACTATAG
- a CDS encoding methylase, which yields MAAVINTTLQEEAIAVTRKVEMRRAEESARMSKQGYEQMGVAMTCRSYEEYLRMFDLQQEDLAKGDILDVAAGGSSFTAEVNERGFSATAVDPRYGAGIEQWISEAAEEIETSTAKIAKIQEHFDWSYYGSVENHRAGREASIERFKADVLRNENKQIYIDGKLPELPFKENRFSLILCSHFMFLYANQFGHEFHSQAVLELMRICKTGGQIRIYPLISLNWEPYSELDNLIAMIAANGGRTELGNSNLPFIPGSSQYLKILL from the coding sequence ATGGCGGCGGTAATCAATACGACGCTGCAAGAAGAAGCTATAGCTGTAACGAGAAAAGTTGAGATGAGACGAGCAGAGGAGAGTGCAAGAATGAGTAAACAGGGCTATGAGCAAATGGGAGTCGCTATGACTTGCAGAAGCTACGAAGAGTATTTAAGGATGTTTGATTTACAGCAGGAGGATCTTGCTAAAGGGGATATTCTTGATGTTGCAGCCGGGGGTTCGTCATTTACTGCAGAAGTAAACGAGAGAGGTTTTTCAGCAACTGCTGTTGATCCGCGCTATGGGGCAGGAATTGAGCAATGGATCTCTGAGGCAGCTGAGGAAATCGAAACATCAACAGCTAAGATTGCTAAAATTCAGGAGCATTTTGACTGGAGCTATTACGGGTCGGTTGAGAATCATCGAGCTGGACGCGAAGCATCCATTGAACGATTTAAAGCCGATGTATTAAGAAACGAGAATAAACAAATCTATATAGATGGCAAGCTTCCAGAGCTGCCCTTCAAGGAGAATCGCTTTTCACTCATTTTGTGCAGCCATTTTATGTTTTTGTATGCGAATCAATTTGGTCATGAATTTCATTCGCAGGCTGTTCTAGAACTGATGCGTATTTGTAAGACAGGCGGTCAAATTCGAATTTATCCGCTTATTTCGCTTAACTGGGAACCTTATTCGGAACTAGATAACCTGATTGCGATGATAGCTGCTAACGGAGGGCGCACAGAGCTTGGAAACTCCAACCTTCCGTTTATCCCTGGATCTAGTCAATATTTGAAAATTTTACTTTAA